A genomic region of Micromonospora sp. NBC_01796 contains the following coding sequences:
- a CDS encoding CaiB/BaiF CoA transferase family protein, translated as MADRSGAGGSPGPLAGLLVADFSRILAGPYATMLLADLGAEVIKVEGPAGDDTRTWMPPVRDDVSTYYLGINRNKRSIALDLRSAEDLAAARELARRADVMIENFKPGGLRRFGLDYDSVAAGNPGVIYASISGFGTGGGAALPGYDLMVQAISGLMSLTGDADGSPYRAGISVFDVMAGLHASIGILAALHHRDRGGEGQHVEVNLLSSALSGLVNHSSGYVAGGVVPYRMGNAHPSLFPYEPLPTSDGELIVIAGNDGQFRKLCEVLGLPELVDDPRFGRNQDRTAHREELRPLLVERLRTRTRDEWFADLIAAGVPCAPINTIDRGVAFATELGLDPVVTVGEGEAAVPMVRNPITFSATRARYELPPPGLDEHGEEIRKWLTQS; from the coding sequence ATGGCGGATCGGAGCGGTGCCGGCGGCTCGCCGGGACCCCTGGCCGGACTGCTGGTGGCGGACTTCTCCCGGATTCTCGCCGGGCCGTACGCCACGATGCTGCTGGCGGACCTCGGCGCGGAGGTCATCAAGGTCGAGGGCCCCGCCGGAGACGACACCCGGACCTGGATGCCACCGGTCCGCGACGACGTCTCCACCTACTACCTGGGCATCAACCGCAACAAGCGGTCCATCGCCCTCGACCTGCGCTCGGCGGAGGATCTCGCCGCCGCCCGGGAACTCGCCCGGCGCGCCGACGTGATGATCGAGAACTTCAAGCCCGGCGGCCTGCGCCGGTTCGGGCTCGACTACGACTCGGTGGCGGCCGGCAACCCCGGGGTCATCTACGCCTCGATCAGCGGGTTCGGCACCGGCGGTGGCGCCGCACTGCCCGGATACGACCTGATGGTCCAGGCGATCTCGGGGCTGATGAGCCTCACCGGTGATGCGGACGGTTCGCCGTACCGGGCCGGCATCTCGGTGTTCGACGTGATGGCCGGGCTGCACGCCTCGATCGGCATCCTGGCCGCGCTGCACCACCGCGACCGTGGCGGAGAAGGACAGCACGTCGAGGTCAACCTGCTGTCCTCGGCACTGTCCGGGCTGGTCAACCACAGCAGCGGGTACGTCGCCGGTGGTGTGGTGCCGTACCGGATGGGCAACGCCCACCCGAGCCTGTTCCCGTACGAGCCGCTGCCGACCTCCGACGGCGAGCTGATCGTCATCGCCGGCAACGACGGGCAGTTCCGCAAGCTCTGCGAAGTGCTCGGCCTGCCGGAACTCGTCGACGACCCACGGTTCGGCCGCAACCAGGACCGCACCGCCCATCGGGAGGAGCTGCGACCGCTGCTGGTCGAGAGGCTGCGTACCCGCACCCGCGACGAGTGGTTCGCCGACCTGATCGCGGCCGGCGTGCCCTGCGCGCCGATCAACACCATCGACCGTGGCGTCGCCTTCGCCACCGAACTCGGCCTGGACCCGGTGGTCACCGTGGGCGAGGGGGAGGCGGCGGTGCCCATGGTCCGCAACCCGATCACGTTCTCGGCCACCCGAGCACGCTACGAACTGCCCCCGCCGGGGCTCGACGAACATGGCGAGGAGATCCGCAAGTGGCTGACCCAGAGCTGA
- a CDS encoding citryl-CoA lyase, with translation MADPELSFPTSIGTSDASTIRLLGQDLAADLMGKVGFGELAFWLVAQRRPSPSQVRLFEAVLVALADHGFTPTAIAARMTYLSAPEALQGALAAGLLGGGSRFLGVTEDSGRFLADALADLTEPPADDAGFDAVALAAVTRARAERRLVPGLGHPVHKEQDPRTPVLIRIADEEGLHGPHLRLFEAIGRVHPQVLGRTLPLNGAGVCGAALADLGLPVDLLRGFALLARAAGLLGHLAEERRNGLGMEIYRTVDRNARYVPPTPA, from the coding sequence GTGGCTGACCCAGAGCTGAGCTTCCCCACCTCGATCGGCACCTCCGACGCCAGCACCATCCGGCTGCTCGGGCAGGACCTGGCCGCCGACCTGATGGGCAAGGTCGGCTTCGGCGAGCTGGCCTTCTGGCTGGTCGCCCAGCGCCGCCCGTCCCCGTCGCAGGTCCGACTGTTCGAGGCGGTGCTGGTGGCGCTCGCCGACCACGGCTTCACCCCGACCGCGATCGCCGCCCGGATGACGTACCTGAGCGCGCCCGAGGCACTGCAGGGTGCGCTCGCGGCCGGTCTGCTCGGCGGTGGCTCCCGCTTCCTCGGTGTCACCGAGGACAGCGGCCGGTTCCTCGCCGACGCACTCGCCGACCTCACCGAACCGCCCGCCGACGATGCCGGGTTCGACGCCGTCGCGCTGGCCGCGGTGACCCGGGCCCGCGCCGAGCGCCGGCTCGTCCCGGGCCTGGGCCACCCCGTGCACAAGGAACAGGACCCGCGTACGCCGGTGCTGATCCGGATCGCCGACGAGGAGGGGCTGCACGGCCCCCACCTGCGGTTGTTCGAGGCGATCGGCCGGGTCCACCCGCAGGTGCTGGGACGTACCCTGCCGCTCAACGGCGCCGGTGTCTGCGGCGCCGCGCTGGCCGACCTGGGGCTGCCGGTGGACCTGCTGCGCGGCTTCGCCCTGCTCGCTCGCGCCGCCGGACTGCTGGGGCACCTGGCCGAGGAACGCCGCAACGGCCTCGGCATGGAGATCTACCGGACCGTCGACCGCAACGCCCGTTACGTACCACCCACCCCCGCCTGA
- a CDS encoding extradiol ring-cleavage dioxygenase, with protein sequence MATIAAVIASTHHPFYYRASTAQGEDRPPFADEWVRKITAFRETLTRARPDVLVMVGSDHFHQLWLDNMPQFLIGKAPFYDANWYNEEREFGLPRMLLRGQEDLSGHLLREGLDAGFDLAFSNELRIDHSITCPIITLRPEADLPIVPIYTNIFAPPLPQPKRFVQLGQTIRELVESWPSDLRVAIIGTGHLSLELGGPRQFGPHGPDPEFDRRAVEWIANGDLDGCLSEITLDSLHAPGNATHGFMDFMLMMGVAGAGVKADHVDTLDLFHTMEAYFTWYPNGVPA encoded by the coding sequence ATGGCCACCATCGCCGCGGTGATCGCCTCCACCCACCATCCGTTCTACTACCGGGCCAGTACGGCGCAGGGCGAGGACCGGCCGCCCTTCGCCGACGAGTGGGTCCGGAAGATCACGGCCTTCCGGGAGACGCTCACCCGGGCCCGGCCGGACGTGCTGGTCATGGTCGGCTCCGACCACTTCCACCAGCTCTGGCTGGACAACATGCCGCAGTTCCTGATCGGCAAGGCGCCGTTCTACGACGCCAACTGGTACAACGAGGAACGCGAGTTCGGCCTGCCCCGGATGCTGTTGCGCGGCCAGGAGGACCTCTCCGGCCACCTGCTGCGGGAAGGGCTGGACGCGGGCTTCGACCTGGCGTTCAGCAACGAGCTGCGGATCGACCACAGCATCACCTGCCCGATCATCACCCTGCGGCCCGAGGCCGACCTGCCGATCGTGCCGATCTACACGAACATCTTCGCCCCGCCGCTGCCCCAGCCGAAGCGTTTCGTCCAGCTCGGACAGACCATCCGCGAACTGGTCGAATCCTGGCCCAGCGACCTTCGGGTGGCGATCATCGGTACGGGCCACCTCTCGCTGGAACTCGGCGGACCGCGCCAGTTCGGTCCGCACGGCCCGGACCCGGAGTTCGATCGCCGGGCGGTGGAGTGGATCGCCAACGGTGACCTGGACGGCTGCCTCTCCGAGATCACCCTGGACAGCCTGCACGCCCCCGGCAACGCCACCCATGGCTTCATGGACTTCATGCTGATGATGGGGGTGGCCGGCGCGGGCGTGAAGGCGGACCACGTCGACACCCTCGACCTGTTCCACACCATGGAGGCGTACTTCACCTGGTACCCGAACGGGGTCCCGGCATGA